The following coding sequences are from one Seonamhaeicola sp. ML3 window:
- the gldD gene encoding gliding motility lipoprotein GldD, whose protein sequence is MRRFQFILIVVLCVACGEDYKPKPKAFLNLQYPEAQYISVDIDVPFSFETNILANKVFTKQMNAATESYGINIEYPALKGTVFLTYKAVEDNEKNLEDFIRDAQKFTLEHTKKADEIPVTPYENTNKKVYGTLSEVKGNVASPLQFYVTDSVNHFLVGSLYFNARPNYDSILPAANYIKKDIVHLMESISWE, encoded by the coding sequence ATGAGACGTTTTCAATTCATTCTTATAGTTGTTTTATGTGTGGCATGTGGTGAAGATTACAAGCCAAAACCAAAGGCGTTTTTAAATCTTCAATACCCTGAAGCGCAATATATCAGCGTAGATATTGATGTTCCTTTCTCTTTTGAAACTAATATATTGGCCAATAAAGTTTTTACCAAGCAAATGAATGCAGCCACAGAGAGTTATGGTATTAATATTGAATATCCGGCGTTAAAGGGGACCGTCTTTTTAACTTATAAAGCGGTAGAGGATAATGAAAAGAACTTAGAGGATTTTATTAGAGATGCCCAAAAATTTACTTTAGAGCACACAAAAAAAGCTGATGAGATACCTGTAACGCCCTATGAGAATACCAATAAAAAAGTATATGGAACGCTCTCTGAAGTAAAGGGTAATGTAGCATCGCCGTTACAGTTTTATGTTACCGATAGTGTGAATCATTTTTTAGTAGGCTCGTTGTACTTTAATGCCAGGCCCAATTACGATTCCATTTTGCCAGCGGCAAATTATATTAAAAAGGATATCGTACATCTTATGGAATCTATATCTTGGGAATAA
- a CDS encoding heavy-metal-associated domain-containing protein yields MKPFKCILAVALITLFTVSCKNEAKPEVKTVETASDSASEIDPNANYAKAEFTIEGMTCEMGCAKTIEKKIAKMEGVKSAKVDFGEKLAMVEYNDAKVTPASLEETVTGVADIYKVTDMKTVDAFSSSDKKCSAECKKNCANKNAEDMKACSESCKKACAMKEA; encoded by the coding sequence ATGAAACCATTTAAATGCATACTAGCCGTTGCTCTTATTACATTATTTACTGTTAGTTGTAAAAACGAAGCTAAACCTGAAGTAAAAACTGTAGAAACAGCTTCTGATAGTGCTTCAGAAATAGACCCAAATGCAAATTACGCAAAGGCCGAATTCACCATTGAGGGGATGACTTGCGAAATGGGTTGCGCAAAAACCATTGAAAAGAAAATCGCTAAAATGGAAGGCGTTAAGTCTGCTAAAGTTGACTTTGGTGAGAAGTTAGCTATGGTTGAATATAACGACGCAAAAGTTACTCCTGCTTCTTTAGAGGAAACTGTTACTGGTGTTGCAGACATTTATAAGGTAACCGACATGAAGACTGTAGATGCATTCTCTTCTTCAGACAAAAAGTGCTCTGCAGAATGCAAAAAGAACTGCGCTAACAAAAATGCTGAAGACATGAAAGCCTGCTCAGAGAGCTGTAAAAAAGCTTGCGCTATGAAAGAGGCTTAA
- a CDS encoding DMT family transporter, with protein MKSIHPKWIYLIILSLIWGSSFILIKKGLLGLTPMQLGAVRIIFTGAFLFIIGFKKIKGIKTAIAWKGIVLTGFLGTFFPSFLFAYAETEIDSAIASILNSLVPLNTIMIGFIVFKIKSTKRQVLGVLIGLMGTILLIMNGASLNPNQNYFYAFLVIISTFMYAASTNIVKHYLQNVNPLAIAVGNFTIIIIPAIIVLFFTGFFKVETFENEQLRPALLYMLLLSLFGTAVAKVLFNKLIQASTPVFASSVAYLMPLVAVFWGLLDGERFGFWQGVATIIILFGVYLANKKRGQTS; from the coding sequence ATGAAGTCAATTCACCCTAAATGGATATATCTTATTATACTTTCCTTGATTTGGGGTAGTTCTTTCATACTTATAAAAAAGGGGTTGTTAGGTCTTACGCCCATGCAATTAGGAGCAGTTAGAATCATCTTTACAGGGGCTTTCCTTTTTATTATTGGGTTTAAAAAAATTAAGGGAATAAAAACTGCTATAGCATGGAAAGGTATTGTTCTTACAGGGTTTTTGGGGACTTTTTTTCCTTCGTTTTTATTTGCCTATGCAGAGACTGAAATAGATAGTGCCATTGCTTCTATTTTAAATTCTTTAGTGCCCTTAAACACCATTATGATTGGTTTTATTGTCTTTAAAATAAAGTCTACTAAAAGACAGGTTTTGGGAGTTCTTATTGGGTTAATGGGAACAATTTTGCTTATTATGAATGGTGCTTCATTAAATCCCAATCAAAATTATTTTTATGCTTTTTTAGTTATTATTTCAACCTTTATGTATGCTGCAAGTACAAATATTGTAAAACATTATTTGCAAAATGTAAACCCTTTAGCCATTGCCGTCGGTAATTTTACCATTATTATAATTCCAGCAATTATAGTTTTGTTTTTTACGGGATTTTTTAAGGTTGAAACTTTCGAAAATGAACAGTTAAGACCTGCGCTTTTGTATATGTTACTCTTATCGCTTTTCGGAACTGCAGTTGCAAAGGTTTTGTTTAATAAGCTAATACAGGCTTCTACTCCAGTTTTTGCGTCTTCGGTTGCTTATTTAATGCCATTAGTGGCTGTGTTTTGGGGGCTTTTAGATGGAGAGCGTTTTGGTTTTTGGCAAGGTGTAGCCACAATAATTATTCTTTTTGGGGTGTATTTAGCCAATAAAAAAAGAGGTCAAACTTCTTAA
- a CDS encoding DUF4199 domain-containing protein, with amino-acid sequence MKNLSLPIRFGIVTSAVLIAYFLILALFDKHVNPAFSFFNAFITGFGVYEAVKLNKLHLMESFSYTEGFKTGIITGFVATLLFTVFFLLYATEVNPRFLGLLMETFNGRFNVDIGMVVFIVAVMGLATTVVATLTVMQLFKNSRNIPQNS; translated from the coding sequence ATGAAAAATTTATCACTTCCCATTAGGTTTGGTATAGTTACTAGTGCCGTTTTAATAGCTTATTTTTTAATTCTCGCATTGTTTGATAAACACGTAAATCCTGCATTTAGTTTTTTTAATGCCTTTATAACGGGTTTTGGAGTTTATGAAGCTGTTAAATTGAATAAGCTGCATTTAATGGAATCTTTTTCATATACCGAAGGTTTTAAAACAGGTATAATAACTGGCTTTGTTGCTACACTTTTATTTACAGTTTTCTTTTTGCTGTATGCAACTGAGGTTAACCCCAGATTTTTAGGGTTGCTTATGGAGACTTTTAATGGCAGGTTTAATGTTGATATTGGCATGGTAGTCTTTATTGTTGCTGTTATGGGCTTGGCTACAACTGTTGTAGCGACACTAACCGTAATGCAGCTTTTTAAGAATAGTAGAAATATTCCGCAAAATTCCTAA
- the rplU gene encoding 50S ribosomal protein L21, with the protein MYAIVEIAGHQFKVEKDQKVFVNRLQTEEGKKVAFDNVLLVADGDNVTVGAPAIDGAQVGAKVVKHLKGDKVIVFKKKRRKGYRVKNGHRQALTEIVIDSIVASGAKKAAPAKEVKKEAPKAEAKPAEATQDLSKLTVAELKELAKAKGIAGISSMKKADLIAALS; encoded by the coding sequence ATGTACGCAATTGTAGAGATAGCAGGGCATCAATTTAAAGTTGAAAAAGACCAAAAAGTTTTTGTTAACCGTTTACAAACAGAAGAAGGAAAGAAAGTAGCTTTCGATAACGTTCTTTTAGTTGCAGATGGTGACAATGTAACTGTTGGCGCCCCGGCTATAGACGGCGCTCAAGTTGGAGCAAAAGTCGTTAAGCACCTTAAAGGTGATAAAGTAATCGTCTTCAAAAAGAAAAGACGTAAAGGTTACCGTGTAAAAAATGGTCACCGTCAAGCTTTAACAGAAATAGTAATTGACAGTATTGTTGCTTCAGGAGCTAAAAAAGCTGCTCCAGCTAAAGAAGTTAAAAAAGAGGCACCAAAAGCCGAAGCTAAACCCGCTGAAGCTACTCAAGATTTAAGTAAATTAACTGTAGCTGAATTAAAAGAATTAGCTAAAGCTAAAGGAATCGCTGGAATTTCTTCAATGAAAAAAGCCGATTTAATTGCTGCATTAAGTTAG
- the rpmA gene encoding 50S ribosomal protein L27, whose product MAHKKGVGSSKNGRESESKRLGVKIFGGQAAIAGNIIVRQRGNTHHPGENVYSSKDHTLHAKVDGIVKFTKKKDNKSYVSIVPFEA is encoded by the coding sequence ATGGCACATAAAAAAGGAGTCGGAAGTTCGAAAAACGGTAGAGAATCAGAATCGAAACGCTTAGGTGTTAAGATTTTTGGTGGTCAAGCTGCAATTGCAGGTAATATTATCGTAAGACAAAGAGGAAATACACACCACCCAGGTGAGAACGTATATTCTTCAAAAGATCATACATTACATGCCAAAGTAGATGGTATCGTAAAATTCACTAAAAAGAAAGACAATAAATCTTACGTTTCTATAGTTCCATTCGAGGCATAG
- a CDS encoding TonB-dependent receptor, producing the protein MKKQYVFSLFTLLFSFVVLAQNGNVQGTIIDDKGLSVPFANVLIESLDRGVVSDADGNFLFIDVPSGKQTIKVMYIGYSDSEVEVQVNSGETVNVKIIIETKALELDGVVINGYNSGQAKALNAQKNKQNITNVVSTDQIGKFPDANIGDAVKRIPGITMQVDQGEARNIIVRGLAPQLNSVTLNGSRIPSAEGDNRNIQMDLIPADMIQLIEVNKAVTPDMDGDALGGSVNLVTRTSPNGFRVAATAGSGVNFITNKRIVNGSLLMGDRTNNGKFGYMFSASFNDTDFGSDNVEAEWVNEAESPLTGDDIEVNPFVEESDIRTYLVQRVRRSFSANFDYAFNPNNKLYLKTMYNWRDDRENRFRLRYRSIEPIFEDGTETITGFQGEIRRQTKGGIDNDRNQNTRLEDQRMQNYTFGGEHLFGKVKFDWMGSYASASEERLNERYIEYELEETVDGDPIPFSADFSNTRFPVIVPENSSDALLSRYSLKEITEENQFTEEKDWNFFANLQIPLSLVKEQEGFIKVGGRLRFKEKDRDNNFFEFSPETSNFDNLALLPLVDKTDADFLAGSQYVAGAYVDPEYLGSLDFQNSNLFESESIVDEFLSGNYLVKEDVYAGYAMLNQQLSDKLSVLAGVRVENTEIETTGNLVVFDEDGDFDPNASGEIKDDNSYVNVLPGVHFKYNVTDNTVLRFAWTNTLARPNYIDLVPFRNVVREDEEVSIGNPELSATKSMNFDLMAEHYFKSVGLISGGIFHKSIEDFIYTSQFTDSSTGFDAFQPQNGDDASITGVEVSFQRQLDFLPGFAKNFSIFLNYTYLTSSADGIRNEDGDERTDLDLPGTAPNMFNGSLSYGGKKLNIRLSLNFSDAYIDEIGGNAFEDRYYDEQLFLDLNASYAFSDNLRLYVDLNNITDQPLRYFQGVKSRTMQMEYYSQRLSVGLKYDLFKRKN; encoded by the coding sequence ATGAAAAAACAATACGTGTTTTCACTTTTTACCCTACTGTTTTCTTTTGTGGTATTAGCGCAAAATGGAAATGTTCAGGGGACTATTATTGACGATAAAGGACTCTCTGTTCCTTTTGCAAATGTTCTAATAGAATCCTTAGATAGAGGTGTTGTCTCAGACGCCGACGGAAATTTTTTATTTATCGACGTACCATCAGGTAAGCAAACTATTAAAGTTATGTATATCGGCTATTCCGATAGCGAGGTAGAGGTACAAGTAAATTCTGGGGAGACTGTAAATGTTAAAATCATTATTGAAACGAAAGCCTTAGAATTAGATGGGGTAGTAATTAATGGTTACAATAGTGGTCAAGCGAAAGCTTTAAATGCACAAAAGAACAAACAAAACATAACCAATGTCGTTTCTACAGATCAAATTGGTAAATTCCCAGATGCTAATATCGGTGATGCGGTAAAACGTATTCCAGGTATTACTATGCAGGTAGATCAAGGGGAAGCTCGTAACATTATTGTTCGTGGTTTAGCACCTCAATTAAACTCGGTAACTTTAAACGGAAGTCGTATTCCTTCCGCCGAAGGCGATAACCGAAATATACAAATGGATCTTATTCCTGCCGATATGATACAATTGATAGAGGTAAATAAAGCCGTTACACCTGATATGGATGGTGATGCACTTGGAGGTTCTGTTAATTTAGTAACTAGAACATCGCCAAATGGATTTAGGGTAGCTGCCACCGCTGGTTCTGGAGTAAATTTTATTACGAACAAACGCATTGTTAATGGTTCTCTCTTGATGGGAGACAGAACTAATAATGGAAAATTTGGTTACATGTTTTCTGCTTCTTTTAATGATACCGATTTTGGTTCAGATAATGTAGAGGCTGAATGGGTAAACGAGGCTGAGAGCCCTCTTACTGGAGACGATATAGAGGTTAATCCTTTTGTTGAAGAATCAGATATCAGAACTTATTTGGTGCAGCGAGTAAGAAGAAGTTTTTCCGCTAATTTCGATTACGCCTTTAACCCAAATAATAAACTGTATTTGAAAACCATGTACAACTGGAGAGACGATAGGGAGAACCGTTTCAGGTTACGCTACCGCTCCATTGAACCTATTTTTGAAGATGGTACAGAAACTATCACAGGTTTTCAGGGCGAAATAAGAAGACAAACCAAAGGTGGTATTGATAATGACAGAAATCAAAACACCCGTTTAGAAGATCAACGTATGCAAAACTATACATTTGGTGGTGAGCATTTATTTGGTAAAGTTAAATTTGACTGGATGGGGTCTTACGCAAGTGCCTCCGAGGAGCGTTTAAACGAGCGTTATATTGAGTATGAATTAGAGGAAACTGTAGATGGCGACCCAATACCTTTTAGTGCAGATTTTTCGAATACCAGATTCCCTGTAATTGTTCCTGAAAATTCCAGCGATGCACTTTTAAGCAGATACAGCTTAAAGGAAATTACAGAAGAAAATCAGTTTACAGAAGAGAAGGACTGGAATTTCTTTGCAAATTTGCAAATACCATTATCTCTTGTAAAAGAGCAAGAAGGTTTTATTAAAGTTGGTGGTCGATTACGTTTTAAAGAAAAAGATAGAGATAATAACTTTTTTGAGTTTTCACCAGAGACCAGCAATTTCGATAATTTGGCATTATTACCATTGGTTGATAAAACAGATGCAGATTTCTTAGCAGGAAGTCAATATGTTGCCGGTGCTTATGTTGATCCAGAGTATTTAGGAAGTTTAGATTTTCAGAATTCAAACTTATTTGAGAGTGAATCTATTGTCGATGAGTTTTTATCAGGTAATTATCTTGTAAAGGAAGATGTATATGCGGGTTACGCTATGCTTAATCAGCAATTATCTGATAAGTTATCTGTTTTAGCCGGTGTACGTGTAGAGAATACAGAAATTGAAACCACTGGAAACCTTGTGGTTTTTGATGAAGATGGTGATTTCGACCCAAATGCATCTGGCGAAATTAAAGATGACAACTCTTATGTTAATGTCTTACCCGGGGTGCACTTTAAATACAATGTTACAGATAATACCGTATTGCGCTTTGCATGGACAAATACCTTAGCAAGACCAAATTACATTGATTTAGTACCATTTAGAAATGTAGTAAGAGAAGATGAAGAGGTAAGCATTGGTAACCCAGAATTAAGCGCTACCAAATCTATGAACTTTGATCTTATGGCCGAACATTATTTTAAAAGTGTTGGTTTAATATCTGGTGGTATATTCCATAAAAGTATTGAAGATTTTATTTATACCTCACAGTTCACAGATAGCTCTACTGGTTTTGATGCGTTTCAACCTCAAAATGGTGATGATGCTTCAATCACAGGTGTAGAGGTGTCTTTTCAGCGCCAGTTAGATTTCCTTCCTGGGTTTGCTAAAAATTTCAGTATATTCTTGAACTACACCTATTTAACCTCTAGTGCCGATGGTATAAGAAATGAAGATGGAGACGAACGCACCGATTTAGATTTACCAGGAACAGCACCAAATATGTTTAACGGTTCGCTTTCTTATGGTGGTAAGAAATTAAATATACGCTTGTCATTAAACTTCTCTGATGCATACATTGATGAAATTGGAGGAAATGCTTTTGAAGACAGATATTACGATGAACAATTGTTTTTAGATTTAAATGCATCCTATGCATTTAGTGATAATTTACGTTTGTATGTAGATTTGAATAATATTACAGATCAGCCTTTAAGATATTTCCAAGGTGTGAAAAGTAGAACTATGCAAATGGAATACTATAGCCAGAGATTGTCTGTTGGTTTAAAGTATGATTTATTCAAGAGAAAGAACTAA
- a CDS encoding phytase — MQKNIFFIVGLMMVSCAKTLPVITPDVITEKTLHDTDDPAIWINPNDASKSIVFGTDKNTEGAIYAFDLEGKIIEEKTIRNLKRPNNIDLEYGFRLNDSTLVDVLAFTERERQQIRLFSVPDMKPLDNSGFKVFEDANMPDANLPMGIALYKSESTNKFYAIIGRKTGPKTDYLYQYELFSDSLGVHANLVRKFGEFSGEKEIEAIAVDNNKGIVYYSDEGYCIRKYHAEPSMGNKEIYCFGGEYFKEDIEGIAIANYEYGSFLIVSNQQAGTFNIFDVETNAFIKEINLGTSETDGCDVTTRPLGDKFPNGLFVSMNNDKTFFFHDLKKLNLIE; from the coding sequence ATGCAAAAAAATATATTTTTTATAGTTGGATTAATGATGGTGTCATGTGCGAAAACGTTGCCGGTAATTACCCCCGATGTAATAACCGAAAAGACATTACATGATACCGATGATCCTGCTATATGGATAAACCCAAACGATGCTTCTAAAAGCATCGTTTTTGGTACAGATAAAAATACTGAAGGCGCTATCTATGCATTCGATTTAGAAGGCAAAATAATTGAAGAGAAAACCATCAGAAACCTAAAAAGACCAAATAATATTGATTTAGAATATGGGTTTCGATTAAACGATTCTACATTGGTTGATGTATTGGCATTTACAGAAAGGGAACGTCAGCAAATACGATTGTTTTCAGTTCCAGACATGAAACCTTTAGATAATAGTGGTTTTAAAGTATTTGAAGATGCTAACATGCCCGATGCAAATTTACCAATGGGTATTGCTTTGTATAAATCTGAAAGTACAAACAAGTTTTATGCAATTATTGGCAGAAAAACAGGTCCTAAAACAGACTATCTGTATCAATATGAGCTATTTTCAGATAGTTTGGGCGTACATGCCAATTTGGTGAGAAAGTTTGGTGAATTTAGTGGTGAAAAAGAAATTGAAGCCATTGCCGTAGACAATAATAAGGGGATTGTTTATTATTCAGATGAGGGATATTGTATACGGAAATACCATGCTGAGCCCTCTATGGGGAATAAAGAAATTTATTGTTTTGGCGGTGAATACTTTAAAGAGGATATAGAAGGAATAGCCATAGCAAATTATGAATATGGTTCTTTTTTAATTGTGTCTAATCAACAGGCTGGAACCTTCAATATTTTCGATGTAGAAACGAATGCTTTTATAAAAGAGATTAACCTGGGAACCTCAGAAACTGATGGCTGTGATGTTACAACACGCCCTCTAGGGGATAAATTTCCTAATGGGTTATTTGTTAGTATGAATAACGATAAAACATTCTTTTTCCATGATTTAAAGAAACTCAATTTAATAGAGTAA
- a CDS encoding DUF1569 domain-containing protein, producing MTDTKIEKLRIHLSQMEEYIPKFEVINKSVSKVSVGWQLDHCLKVINGVIKTMSKSNPQEYKRNFNLSRMILFGLNFIPRGKAKSPKVVLPPETILKQDLLKQLLKAKDLLEGIEQLQDTNHFKHLIFGTLSKKQTLRFLDLHTHHHLKIVRDILEFQ from the coding sequence ATGACCGATACTAAAATTGAAAAATTACGCATCCACTTATCCCAAATGGAAGAATATATCCCCAAATTTGAAGTCATTAATAAATCTGTTTCCAAGGTTTCCGTAGGCTGGCAACTAGACCATTGTTTGAAGGTAATAAACGGCGTCATAAAAACCATGTCAAAATCAAATCCTCAGGAATACAAAAGAAACTTCAACTTAAGTAGAATGATTCTTTTTGGATTAAATTTCATTCCGAGAGGAAAAGCAAAATCACCAAAAGTGGTGTTGCCTCCAGAAACTATATTAAAACAAGATTTACTAAAACAATTGCTTAAGGCGAAAGACCTTTTAGAGGGTATAGAACAGCTACAGGACACAAACCATTTTAAACACTTAATCTTTGGTACACTTTCAAAAAAACAGACGCTTAGGTTTTTAGACCTTCATACTCATCATCACCTAAAAATAGTACGAGACATATTAGAGTTCCAATAA
- a CDS encoding very short patch repair endonuclease — MSTNYGHAKIKVPRFNEASGFYTTKKRSKIMSRIRGKNTKPEMLFRSALWAKGVRYRVDSKSLPGRPDVSIKKYKLAIFIDGEYWHGYNWQERKSKIKTNRDFWTPKIERNMQRDKEVNQELFDLGFTIFRFWDKDIKEELDKCLNDIMVYLDLAGFNTQ, encoded by the coding sequence ATGTCAACAAATTATGGACATGCCAAAATAAAAGTTCCTCGGTTTAACGAGGCCTCAGGTTTTTATACCACAAAAAAACGCTCCAAAATAATGAGCAGGATTAGGGGTAAAAACACAAAACCCGAAATGTTATTCCGAAGTGCTTTATGGGCTAAAGGTGTTCGTTATCGCGTAGACTCTAAATCACTACCTGGAAGACCTGATGTATCTATAAAGAAATACAAATTGGCTATATTCATTGACGGCGAGTATTGGCATGGATACAATTGGCAGGAACGAAAATCAAAAATAAAAACGAATCGCGATTTTTGGACTCCTAAAATTGAACGCAATATGCAACGAGACAAGGAAGTGAATCAGGAACTATTCGACTTAGGCTTTACTATTTTTAGATTTTGGGATAAAGACATAAAGGAAGAACTCGATAAATGTCTTAACGACATTATGGTGTATTTAGATTTAGCTGGTTTTAATACCCAGTAA
- the ahcY gene encoding adenosylhomocysteinase — protein sequence MSTKTLTYVPNKVKDITLASWGRKEIELAEAEMPGLMSLREEYKDTQPLKGARIAGCLHMTIQTAVLIETLQALGADVTWSSCNIFSTQDHAAAAIADAGTAVYAWKDMTEEEFDWCIEQTLFFGEDRQPLNMILDDGGDLTNMVLDKYPELVPGIKGLSEETTTGVHRLYERVKNGTLPLPAININDSVTKSKFDNKYGCKESAVDAIRRATDVMLAGKRVVVCGYGDVGKGSAASFQGAGSIVTITEIDPICALQAAMDGFEVKKLETVIGNADIVITTTGNKDIVRGEHFEALKDKAIVCNIGHFDNEIDMAWLNENYGDTKVEIKPQVDKYTLNGKDVIVLAEGRLVNLGCATGHPSFVMSNSFTNQTLAQIELWNNSEAYNNEVYMLPKHLDEKVAKLHLAKIGVELTELTEEQAEYIGVTVAGPYKPEHYRY from the coding sequence ATGAGTACAAAAACACTTACCTATGTCCCTAACAAAGTTAAAGATATCACTTTAGCGTCTTGGGGTAGAAAAGAAATTGAATTAGCAGAAGCTGAAATGCCAGGCTTAATGAGTCTTCGTGAAGAGTACAAAGACACGCAACCATTAAAAGGAGCACGTATAGCTGGCTGTTTACATATGACAATTCAAACCGCTGTATTAATCGAAACTTTACAAGCTCTTGGTGCTGATGTAACATGGAGTTCTTGTAATATTTTCTCAACACAAGATCATGCTGCGGCTGCTATTGCAGATGCTGGAACAGCAGTTTATGCCTGGAAAGACATGACTGAAGAAGAATTTGACTGGTGTATTGAACAAACCCTTTTCTTCGGAGAAGACAGGCAACCACTTAACATGATACTTGATGATGGTGGCGATTTAACAAATATGGTCTTGGACAAATACCCCGAACTCGTTCCTGGAATTAAAGGTTTAAGTGAAGAAACCACAACTGGTGTTCACCGTTTATACGAACGTGTTAAAAACGGAACACTACCACTTCCTGCTATCAATATTAATGACTCTGTAACCAAATCGAAATTCGATAACAAATACGGTTGTAAAGAAAGTGCCGTTGATGCGATTCGTCGTGCTACAGATGTTATGCTAGCTGGTAAACGTGTAGTAGTTTGCGGCTATGGTGATGTAGGTAAAGGTTCTGCAGCATCATTTCAAGGCGCAGGTAGTATCGTTACTATTACAGAGATTGATCCAATCTGTGCGCTTCAAGCTGCTATGGATGGTTTTGAAGTAAAGAAATTAGAAACTGTTATAGGTAATGCCGATATAGTTATTACTACTACTGGAAATAAAGACATTGTTAGAGGTGAGCATTTTGAGGCATTAAAAGACAAAGCCATTGTTTGTAATATTGGCCATTTTGACAATGAAATAGATATGGCTTGGCTTAACGAAAACTATGGAGACACCAAAGTTGAAATAAAACCTCAGGTTGACAAGTATACCTTAAACGGAAAAGATGTTATTGTTTTAGCCGAAGGACGTTTAGTAAACTTAGGTTGTGCCACTGGTCATCCAAGTTTTGTAATGAGTAACTCGTTCACAAACCAGACCTTGGCACAAATAGAACTTTGGAATAACTCTGAAGCCTATAACAATGAAGTGTACATGTTACCAAAACACTTAGATGAAAAAGTAGCAAAACTTCATTTAGCAAAAATTGGTGTAGAATTAACTGAGTTAACTGAAGAGCAAGCTGAATATATTGGCGTAACTGTTGCGGGCCCTTACAAACCTGAACATTACAGATATTAA
- a CDS encoding 4'-phosphopantetheinyl transferase superfamily protein, whose product MPLFKSIFPNKDTCVKIWKISESYAELMEPLALTDSSRERVENMKSELHRRGFLSVRHLLREFGYTDSDLYYDTNGKPHLKDGKNISITHSFNFSAVIVSDNLVGIDIEKQRDKITIIAHKFIDYEDDYLDEKDEEYKRKLTLVWCVKESLYKLFATPGLSFKNHCLTIPFNISDGSTKAWVDYNNRKCRYNIQFLEFEGFSCAYAIS is encoded by the coding sequence ATGCCTCTTTTTAAATCTATTTTTCCAAATAAGGATACTTGTGTAAAAATCTGGAAGATTTCAGAGTCTTATGCAGAATTAATGGAGCCCTTAGCTTTAACAGATTCTAGTCGAGAACGTGTGGAGAACATGAAGAGCGAGTTGCACCGACGAGGATTTTTAAGTGTGCGGCATCTACTTCGGGAATTTGGCTATACAGATAGTGATTTATACTATGATACTAACGGGAAGCCGCATTTAAAGGATGGTAAAAACATTTCCATAACACATTCTTTTAACTTTTCGGCAGTAATTGTAAGTGACAATTTGGTTGGCATAGATATTGAAAAACAAAGAGACAAGATTACCATAATAGCACATAAGTTTATTGATTACGAAGATGACTATTTGGATGAAAAGGATGAAGAATACAAAAGAAAACTTACCTTAGTTTGGTGCGTAAAAGAATCGTTGTATAAACTTTTTGCAACACCTGGTTTAAGCTTTAAGAACCATTGTTTAACGATACCCTTTAACATTTCTGATGGTTCTACTAAGGCGTGGGTAGATTACAATAATAGGAAATGCCGATATAACATCCAGTTTTTAGAGTTTGAAGGTTTTTCTTGTGCTTATGCTATTTCTTAG